One window from the genome of Rhinolophus ferrumequinum isolate MPI-CBG mRhiFer1 chromosome 22, mRhiFer1_v1.p, whole genome shotgun sequence encodes:
- the LOC117015061 gene encoding 60S ribosomal protein L15-like, translated as MGAYNYIQELWRKKQSDVMRFLLRVRCWQYRQLSVLHRAPLPPTRPTRPDKARRLGYKAKQGYVIYRIRVRRGGRKRPVPKGATYGKPVHHRVNQLKFAGSLQSVAEERAGSHCGALRVLNCYWVGEDSTYKFFEVILIDPFHKAIRRNPGTQWITKPVHKHREMRGLTSAGRKSRGLGKGHKSHHTIGGSRSAAWRRRNTMARSMENYLTLKGQKVGARELDGVFGNLQSLNQQSTIVS; from the coding sequence ATGGGCGCTTACAACTACATCCAGGAGCTATGGAGGAAGAAGCAGTCGGACGTAATGCGGTTTCTTCTCAGGGTGCGCTGCTGGCAGTACCGCCAGCTCTCTGTGCTCCACagggcccccctcccccccacccgccccactCGGCCGGATAAAGCGCGCAGGCTGGGATACAAAGCTAAGCAAGGGTATGTCATATATCGGATTCGTGTGCGCCGTGGTGGCCGCAAACGCCCAGTTCCTAAGGGTGCCACCTATGGCAAGCCTGTCCATCACCGTGTTAACCAGCTGAAGTTTGCTGGAAGCCTTCAGTCTGTTGCCGAGGAGCGAGCTGGAAGCCACTGTGGGGCTCTGAGAGTCCTGAATTGTTACTGGGTTGGTGaagattccacatacaaattCTTTGAGGTTATCCTCATTGATCCATTCCATAAGGCTATCAGACGGAATCCTGGCACCCAATGGATCACCAAACCAGTTCACAAGCACAGGGAGATGCGCGGGCTGACATCTGCAGGCCGCAAGAGCCGTGGCCTTGGAAAGGGCCACAAGTCCCACCATACTATTGGTGGTTCTCGCAGTGCAGCTTGGAGAAGGCGCAATACAATGGCCAGGAGCATGGAGAATTATTTGACCTTGAAAGGTCAGAAAGTAGGAGCAAGAGAGCTGGATGGAGTCTTTGGCAACCTTCAGAGTCTGAACCAGCAGAGTACTATTGTTTCATAA